TTCAGCTGACAAGGCATCCTTGGAAGGCATGATATCACCTTTGTAACGCACTTCACCCTCTCCGATCAAGGGGAGGGACATATGGGCCAAGGGCGCAAGATCACCTGAGGCTCCCAATGAGCCTTTGGAATAGATGACCGGTACGATATCCCGGTTGAACATCTCACATAGCAATTGCACAGTCTCTACTTGCACTCCGGAATAGCCCAATGAGAGGCCTTGGACCTTGAGCAGCATCATAGTCTTCACCACCCGTGAATCGATCTCTTCACCCATACCACAGGCGTGGGACCGAACCAGGTTCTCTTGAAGTGTATTGACATCCCCCTTGTCTATGACCACATCATGGAGGGCCCCAAAACCGGTATTCAACCCATAGACCGCTTCATCACTTTTGGAGAAGTATCCATCAAGGAATTCTCTACAGCGCTGTATACGCGCGATGGCATCATCAGAAAGTTGGATCTTTCCTCTATGATCCAATACATGGACAAGTTCAGGAATACCGAGGTCTCGGTCTATCTCTAGAATCATACGTAAATCGGATAAAGGCGCCCTAAAATAGGCAAAACCAAGAGGCTAGGTCAATCCCTGCAGCGGGTGCAGGTCCGGCAAGCCTTATAGTTCATCAAATGAGCATAAGCAATGCTCAACCCTCCTGCTACAGAGAGGATATCCCCGAGCAAATTATGGAAGACAAGGTGACCGAGGATAATGGCCAGAAAGCCGGAAATGGCCAAGACCAGAGGTCCGATCCTTCCATGGTGATTCCGGTATCCATTGAGTAGGGATGCCGTTGCCAAGATGAAGGAAAGACCGATGAATACCACGTCCCATAGCGGATCTGCCAAGAAACTCACTCCGCCAAGTAGACCAAAGGTCAAGATGAGCGGAACCAGCGCGCAATGGATAGCACACAGCAAGGATGCCGACATACCGATCACATCCAG
The genomic region above belongs to Flavobacteriales bacterium and contains:
- a CDS encoding MerC domain-containing protein, whose protein sequence is MKKFLSFDLDVIGMSASLLCAIHCALVPLILTFGLLGGVSFLADPLWDVVFIGLSFILATASLLNGYRNHHGRIGPLVLAISGFLAIILGHLVFHNLLGDILSVAGGLSIAYAHLMNYKACRTCTRCRD